The sequence below is a genomic window from Coffea arabica cultivar ET-39 chromosome 4c, Coffea Arabica ET-39 HiFi, whole genome shotgun sequence.
TTTATGCTTACCGTAACTAAAATTACAGCCGAAGCTTAACATATCCGTAACAGCGCTGTGACGGAATTCTCGTAAAAGTCCGATAGATAGAAAGGTAAGACTCTAAATCTGTGGTCACGTGGCATTTGCCAATACGTTGTTGTTTTTCATAGCTCACCTCTTCACTATAGGAGCAAACTGTACTTTTACCGCGGGATTTAAATTTCGAGTCACGTGGGAAAACTCCCGCGAGTATCATCCGCTGGGATGATGAAATGTGAAGGCGTGTAGATTTAGGAGTGAATATAAATAGCCAAAGATCACGCCTTTGTCTTTTTAACACTAATGCGTGAAATGCTGAGCTGCAAGAATACCACAACACCAATTCCGAACGTAGTAGTATTTCTACAGAAGTCACGCCTTCATATATACCTCACTTGACCTTAAACTTTCTCAAGTTGACTAAAAAGATTGCAGGAATCAGACACACAAAGGAAACAGGACAGTTATTGCATAGATTTAAGCACATTATACAACATTTAGTTTCTGTTTTACTTACATAAGTACAATGATTACAGGCACAAACTAAATCAGGTTGCAGGTCTAAGATAGAGAGGTAAATAGTTCTTGGGATTTGGCTCTGAGTGCCACACTGAGAATGCACTTGAACTAGTCATCCATTTCTTTGTCATTTCAGGAAAGTGTCTGTCGATAACATCTTTCAATGTCTCTGTGCTGTTAACCCATTCCAGGCCCTTCTCTGTATAGGCTTCTTTGTTAAAATTAGTCGTAAAGAACCTATCAACTTCCAGCCTCCTGAAAATATTCAGAGTATGTATCAATGAGGCAGAAAACCTGCTGACTTTGAATAGAATATGGCTGGTGTATTTCAAGGAATTGAGATATACCTTGATGCAATGAGGAGAAATATGAAAAAAGCAGTTTCACTGATGGCAAAGCCTTTGATTTTCCGCTCTGCATGTAAACCAACTTGGAGATCTAGCTTCTCTACATCATGTCCGTAGACTTCCCTGAGTGCTTCGATTACTTTTTCATCATCGGTTAAATCTTCCCATTTGCTTATTGGTATCATAAGCAAGTTCCTCCTGAATTCGTTGTATCGCGCAACTCCCCTCTCTCTATCTCTGTAAACTGAATAAACAATGTGTCAGAAGTTAGTTTGACCTTAGATATATAAGAAATATGTTCCGCATGTAATGTaacaaggggaaaaagaagCTAGAAATTAACTAATAGATGCATACTCTCCAATGCAGCCATGTCTACTGGATCTAGCCTCTCTTCTCCATTGATGTCATGAGCAATGAGGTTCCTCATCCATGATGGAAAATTCCACAATGTGAGAGCTCCTGAGGCCTGATGACCCAATGACAATATCATCTGCTCCATACCAATCTTTGACAGCCTTCCTTCCCCTTCTTTCCCTATCAATTCCCTCATAGGCACCCTGATTAAAGTCGCATACATGGAAATGAGTTATTTAGTCTAAAGATGCAAATTAATCGTGTACACCTCCAAATGCATGCTATTTCTGTTTGTTTCAAACATGGAGCGTCTTATAACTTACTCACTATTGCTGTAGTGCAACCACCAATTTGACCATTACGCGTTGCCTCTCAATAATTCAATGATTAATGCTAAAAATAATTGAATTAAAGCTTAAATGAAGATCACTTCCATCTGCAGTAATGTGTACATGACAGCATTCATCAAGAGAAAGACATACTCTTCTTGAATTGGCGGGCATTTGTCTTCTGAGGTTGCTGATTTGACATCCCTGAGAAGAATTTTATCTGGTAAAAGAGAATGTATTCTGTAGACACTAACAAACTCTTCAGTCAAGGAGTAGGGAGTTCCATGATCCCTTGGTTGTCTGAGGCCCACCAATCCACTAAGTACTGGTCCAAACTTGGGTCCAAATAGATCCTTGACTTTCTTTCCCAGAAATCCATACCTGCACCAACCATGACTCACTAAGTTCTTGCTCTGGATGCAGTCAAACCTCATAGTTTGACCTATCAAAACCATTCTAGGAAAATAATCACAATTTAACTGCTGTTTTTCAATGGCAGGTCCAAAACTTTAACATTCTGCATTGCAGGTTTTatttcttcatacatccaactcTTTCTTTTATCTCCTTTTGCGAAGGTGAAGTGACAATTTTGATGATTCCCATTGCCTCCATATCAAACCTTGTCTTACCAGTTAATCCTCATTCCTGCTAACAATGTGTCAGTCTTTAGAAGTTCAACTGTCCAATCAATAGTGTGAATTTTTGCAATAACTGCTGAAGTAACCAATCTTGCGTGTTGGTAGAGCTTCTCATCATCCAAGTCAGAGTAATGTTTCTGGGAGAAGTAAAAAACTCCAGGAAGATTACTATATAAGGAAACATGACATTGATCTTACAGAAATGTGAAGAGACTCTAGCTTTTGCTGCTAAATGTGAAGTATTATACGATGTCCTATCTCACTCtaagaaaaaagtaaaaagcaGACAGTGAAAAGCAGTAAGCATTCAATTTATCCTGTCACAACAGAAAGGCCTAGGTGCATAATGTGATATTATTGATTGGCAAACCCGATTATGATATGTAAAGTGTCAATACGAACTAGTTAAGAAGGAGAGACCAGTTTCTCTCACTATATGTGTGTCATGCACTGATGGAGGCATAGGAAAAAGTTGAACTTACTTTGAGCATATCACAAACAGCATTATGCTCTTTGACAAACAAGGCCTGCAAGAGTGAGAAGCCTGCCCATCCATTTCGGACGTCTCCAGATATGGGGATATCCTTAGCATCATGTTCAAGGAGTCCATTACTGGAGTTCTTTAATTTTCCATCTCTGAATGTTCTCACCCTAACCATGCCTTCTGTATTGTTCCCATAAATCACACTTCCATCCCTGATTGAGTCAGAGGAAAAAGTCAGAAGGCATTTGTATGGGAACAAGatactggaaaaaaaaaaagaaactacctATGCTTGTTTAGTTACAAACTAGATTATAATATAGCATAAATAAACATGATCCATTACATCTATCATTCCTCTAAATTCTAATACAAGTACAATATTTCATTCTTTTAGTTACCCATTTGCAAAGATTTTAAGTAGCATTAGATTTGATATAACGTATCATGTAATTAGCCAAAATGGTTTTGCTTACCACCATGGAGTCCTCATATTTAGAAATCCAAATTTGGGATCAGGTGAACCTGTTGGAAATCTTTTGCTCTTCAAGAATCTAAACGACTTCAGTGGACACCTTTCTGCAACTTCATCAGGGGCCCTAAGTTCCATCTATCAATAATTTTAGTTACCATCAGCTTCGCTATCATGACATTACAAAGCACGCATGCAtgcatcttcatcatcatctctATCAGTACCACACCATATATTTCAGAAGTTCATTTAATGAAGAACACAAGTCAAAGCTTTTTGGACCATGTCCCTTTTCCGTGCACCTAAGCGATACTGCTTTAGTGCTATTGGAGGTACGAGAAATATTGGAGAGTAAGAATTGCTAAACAGAGTCAAATATGATCCTAGGAAACATTGTGGAAATATTATGTTGTAGTCCACCAAACACTTGCAGTATTTTATACCTGTTTAGTGTCCTCCATGTGGTC
It includes:
- the LOC113742062 gene encoding alpha-dioxygenase 2 — its product is MASSQFFSSFIHPQLRQIMDKMCLFDKILFCIIHFLDKYLPWYRLPVLIGLAYLGIRRHLHQRYNLLRVGSSNGGKYDTGKFAYRTADGTCNHPTDDKVGSQGTFFGRNMPPSSSDYALMDPHPTIVATKLFERREYIECGKQFNMIACSWIQFMIHDWIDHMEDTKQMELRAPDEVAERCPLKSFRFLKSKRFPTGSPDPKFGFLNMRTPWWDGSVIYGNNTEGMVRVRTFRDGKLKNSSNGLLEHDAKDIPISGDVRNGWAGFSLLQALFVKEHNAVCDMLKKHYSDLDDEKLYQHARLVTSAVIAKIHTIDWTVELLKTDTLLAGMRINWYGFLGKKVKDLFGPKFGPVLSGLVGLRQPRDHGTPYSLTEEFVSVYRIHSLLPDKILLRDVKSATSEDKCPPIQEEVPMRELIGKEGEGRLSKIGMEQMILSLGHQASGALTLWNFPSWMRNLIAHDINGEERLDPVDMAALEIYRDRERGVARYNEFRRNLLMIPISKWEDLTDDEKVIEALREVYGHDVEKLDLQVGLHAERKIKGFAISETAFFIFLLIASRRLEVDRFFTTNFNKEAYTEKGLEWVNSTETLKDVIDRHFPEMTKKWMTSSSAFSVWHSEPNPKNYLPLYLRPAT